The Lycium barbarum isolate Lr01 chromosome 12, ASM1917538v2, whole genome shotgun sequence genome includes a region encoding these proteins:
- the LOC132623825 gene encoding phospholipase A1-II 1-like produces the protein MRNWFKRKKKSTDKMDSIAKRWKLLSGKNNWEGLLDPLDHDLRRYIIHYGEMAQASYDNFNSDRASKNAGNFRYSKNHLFAKVGLEKGNLFKYRVTKYLYATSSIQVPEAFIVKSLSRESWSKESNWIGFIAVVTDEGKTILGRREILISWRGTVQTLDWVDDLDCFQVPAPKIFRGNTDPEVHRGWYSIYTSDDARSPLNKTSARDQVLEEVTRLVEEYKHEEISITITGHSMGAAVGTLNAIDIVANGFNKPRDKGMTSGCLVTAFLFASPRVGDSNFRNAFSKLENLRILRVSNAFDIIPNYPMVDYSEIGVELAIDTTKSNYLKVPGDVRSWHSLEAHMHGVAGFQGAKGGFKLEVQRDISLVNKHLDALKDEYCVPSSWWVEKNNGMVQQDDGSWNLMDHEDDDDSTYT, from the exons ATGAGAAACTGGttcaaaagaaagaagaaaagcaCGGACAAGATGGATAGCATAGCAAAAAGATGGAAGCTTCTAAGTGGGAAGAACAACTGGGAAGGCCTTCTGGATCCTTTAGACCATGACCTACGCCGATACATCATTCACTATGGAGAAATGGCTCAAGCAAGTTATGACAACTTCAATTCTGACAGGGCTTCAAAAAATGCAGGGAATTTTCGATATTCCAAGAATCACCTCTTTGCAAAAGTGGGGCTCGAGAAAGGCAATCTATTCAAGTATCGCGTAACAAAATATTTGTACGCAACATCTTCAATTCAg GTTCCTGAAGCCTTTATCGTAAAATCATTATCAAGGGAGTCATGGAGCAAGGAATCAAATTGGATCGGTTTTATTGCCGTGGTCACGGATGAGGGAAAAACTATATTAggaagaagagaaattcttattTCTTGGAGAGGAACTGTTCAAACTTTGGATTGGGTGGATGATCTTGATTGTTTTCAAGTCCCAGCACCCAAAATCTTCAGAGGTAACACTGACCCTGAAGTTCACCGAGGGTGGTACTCCATTTACACTTCAGATGATGCACGGTCACCCTTAAATAAGACAAGTGCCAGAGACCAG GTTCTTGAGGAAGTAACGAGATTGGTAGAAGAGTACAAACATGAGGAAATCAGCATAACAATAACAGGTCATAGCATGGGAGCAGCAGTTGGAACACTTAACGCAATTGACATAGTTGCGAATGGATTCAACAAGCCTAGAGACAAAGGGATGACCAGTGGTTGTCTAGTGACAGCTTTTCTATTTGCAAGTCCCCGAGTTGGAGATTCAAATTTCAGGAATGCATTTTCCAAGCTGGAAAATCTTCGGATTTTACGTGTTAGCAATGCCTTTGACATCATTCCAAATTATCCCATGGTAGATTATTCAGAAATCGGGGTCGAATTAGCCATTGACACCACAAAATCGAACTATTTAAAAGTACCCGGAGATGTAAGAAGCTGGCACAGCTTGGAAGCTCATATGCATGGAGTTGCTGGATTCCAAGGGGCTAAAGGTGGATTTAAGCTTGAAGTACAACGTGATATTTCACTTGTTAATAAGCATTTAGATGCATTGAAGGATGAATATTGTGTACCAAGTTCTTGGTGGGTTGAGAAGAATAATGGAATGGTCCAACAGGATGATGGATCCTGGAATTTGATGGATCATGAggatgacgatgattctacttaTACTTAA